A part of Gambusia affinis linkage group LG19, SWU_Gaff_1.0, whole genome shotgun sequence genomic DNA contains:
- the pecam1a gene encoding platelet endothelial cell adhesion molecule isoform X2 — translation MGSRPPGLLLLLSSLLHILKCARGESSYIIDTVGLSILPKDNVQSGTKVMIRCDARVSSSNISHLEYLFKFKRDDVEIHTANTTKDSTYYEINPARAVDSGNYQCQVSVKNKRKLSNTKALDVKGLQTPILHLNNSAPYESEEFKVTCSAPDEKGGLTFNFYKTFGDGQPQRIKKQQTTNNVLETTLTLSHIGDCFLSCDYEISLVSGPTSSNISNEIQVKVKELSIIPDMTILPNDIYEPDIVEVTCKVQIHLADIEIFLVKDRTVLSRTTGKTLIHRFSPKPTDSGELVCKAEWRNVQKENYKTIKIKEVFSKPQLYLEPVDLFEGESFRLNCSVKVFFPEMIGKTLKYHLYKDGTELISSATYAAVAHPNSNGNYSCKVEGTRISTPLHKESEAVIVKAKVPVSDPVLSVVGGKILLGKEFQLICHSHTGSFPIKYTLFTHNGRKMSREVSRSEDRATFDIPPIYKISDLKTFLCHASNNPRTPSKKALGQLLLKSTNIIEPISKPELTIHPSQDITEGQSIQLVCSVQTGSRPINFTWYHQESNGALASLSTNKLEEYHSISSANKKHSGKYYCTSTNPANESKWSESVTIEVKMAGWKKALIIVFCFILLLILFLVIALKTRLFHFKRQRAANLSVKSVSTKVERLSLTQAEVIDSNATPTMMGKSVWSDQVSGSESDDQNSSMLPEKKTEPEYTEVQIKDADPTRAPAKRGTDNIYSEVRNSQQGVPEVPDGKPVEYAQLNHDGNHQPDNSQVSDQTLKRENITDSENNTDVCTGDLEEGTCDPAPDC, via the exons ATGGGCTCCAGACCCCCTggactgctgctgcttctctccaGCCTCCTCCACATAT TGAAGTGTGCCAGAGGAGAGTCAT CATACATTATAGATACTGTTGGTCTCTCAATCCTGCCTAAAGACAATGTTCAGAGTGGAACCAAGGTGATGATTCGTTGCGACGCACGCGTCAGTTCCAGCAACATTTCTCATCTGGAATACCTTTTCAAGTTTAAACGGGATGACGTCGAAATCCACACAGCCAATACCACAAAAGACTCTACTTACTATGAGATCAACCCAGCCAGGGCAGTCGACTCGGGAAATTATCAGTGCCAAGTCTCTGTGAAGAACAAGCGCAAGCTCAGCAACACCAAGGCACTTGATGTCAAAG GCCTACAAACCCCCATTCTTCATCTTAATAATTCAGCACCCTATGAAAGTGAGGAGTTCAAAGTCACCTGCAGTGCTCCAGATGAGAAAGGAGGTCTTACATTcaacttttacaaaacatttggaGATGGACAGCCTCAGCGGATAAAGAAGCAACAAACCACTAATAATGTTCTAGAGACCACTCTGACACTCAGCCACATAGGGGACTGCTTTCTGTCCTGTGACTACGAGATCAGTTTGGTCTCAGGTCCCACAAGCTCTAACATCAGCAATGAGATTCAAGTGAAAGTCAAAG AGCTCAGCATCATCCCGGACATGACTATATTACCCAACGATATCTATGAACCAGATATAGTAGAAGTGACCTGTAAAGTACAGATTCATTTAGCAGACATCGAAATATTCCTTGTAAAGGACCGGACTGTTCTCAGTAGAACCACGGGTAAAACTCTCATTCATCGATTTAGTCCAAAACCGACAGACTCTGGAGAGCTTGTTTGCAAGGCAGAGTGGAGAAACgtccaaaaagaaaactataaaaccaTCAAAATCAAAG AAGTATTTTCAAAGCCCCAGCTGTATTTGGAGCCCGTGGACCTGTTTGAAGGAGAATCATTCAGACTTAACTGTTCGgtcaaggttttttttcctgagatgATTGGTAAAACTTTGAAATACCACCTCTACAAAGATGGCACAGAATTGATCAGTTCAGCCACATATGCTGCTGTTGCACACCCTAATAGTAATGGAAACTACTCCTGTAAAGTTGAGGGCACTCGTATTTCAACCCCTCTTCATAAGGAGAGCGAAGCAGTTATTGTTAAAGCTAAAG TCCCTGTTTCAGATCCTGTGCTGAGTGTGGTCGGGGGCAAAATTCTTTTAGGCAAGGAATTCCAACTGATCTGTCACAGTCACACGGGCTCTTTTCCCATCAAATACACCCTTTTTACACATAATGGGAGGAAGATGAGCAGGGAGGTGAGCAGATCTGAGGACCGGGCTACCTTTGACATACCTCCAATTTACAAGATCTCcgatttaaaaacttttctatgCCATGCAAGTAATAATCCACGTACACCTTCTAAAAAAGCTTTAGGGCAGCTTCTGCTGAAGTCAACCAATATTATCG AGCCCATCTCAAAACCAGAGCTGACCATTCATCCCAGCCAGGACATCACTGAGGGACAAAGTATACAACTCGTCTGCTCTGTACAGACAGGCAGTCGACCCATTAACTTCACATGGTACCACCAAGAGTCCAATGGAGCGCTGGCTTCCCTCTCAACCAACAAACTAGAAGAATACCACAGCATATCTAGCGCCAATAAAAAGCACTCTGGGAAATACTACTGCACGAGCACAAACCCAGCTAATGAATCCAAATGGAGTGAATCTGTCACAATCGAAG TGAAAATGGCAGGGTGGAAGAAAGCACTTATCATTGTCTTCTGCTTCATActtctcctcatcctcttccttgTGATTGCCTTAAAAACACggctttttcattttaagaggCAAAGAGCAGCGAACTTGTCAGT GAAGTCAGTCAGCACCAAAGTAGAGCGACTGAGTCTCACACAAGCTGAGGTCATTGATTCAAACG CCACCCCAACCATGATGGGAAAAAGTGTTTGGAGTGACCAGGTCTCAGGTTCTG AGTCGGATGACCAGAACAGCAGcatgttaccagaaaaaaagactgaacCTGAATATACTGAGGTTCAAATAAAAGATGCAGACCCAACCAGAG CGCCGGCGAAGCGGGGCACGGACAACATCTACAGCGAAGTCCGCAACTCCCAGCAAG GTGTCCCAGAGGTGCCTGATGGT AAACCAGTGGAATATGCCCAGCTGAATCATGACGGAAATCACCAACCTGACAACAGTCAGGTCAGCGATCAGACCCTGAAGCGTGAAAACATAACCGACTCTGAAAATAACACTGATGTTTGCACTGGTGACCTAGAGGAAGGAACCTGTGACCCTGCGCCAGACTGCTGA
- the pecam1a gene encoding platelet endothelial cell adhesion molecule isoform X1: MGSRPPGLLLLLSSLLHILKCARGESSYIIDTVGLSILPKDNVQSGTKVMIRCDARVSSSNISHLEYLFKFKRDDVEIHTANTTKDSTYYEINPARAVDSGNYQCQVSVKNKRKLSNTKALDVKGLQTPILHLNNSAPYESEEFKVTCSAPDEKGGLTFNFYKTFGDGQPQRIKKQQTTNNVLETTLTLSHIGDCFLSCDYEISLVSGPTSSNISNEIQVKVKELSIIPDMTILPNDIYEPDIVEVTCKVQIHLADIEIFLVKDRTVLSRTTGKTLIHRFSPKPTDSGELVCKAEWRNVQKENYKTIKIKEVFSKPQLYLEPVDLFEGESFRLNCSVKVFFPEMIGKTLKYHLYKDGTELISSATYAAVAHPNSNGNYSCKVEGTRISTPLHKESEAVIVKAKVPVSDPVLSVVGGKILLGKEFQLICHSHTGSFPIKYTLFTHNGRKMSREVSRSEDRATFDIPPIYKISDLKTFLCHASNNPRTPSKKALGQLLLKSTNIIEPISKPELTIHPSQDITEGQSIQLVCSVQTGSRPINFTWYHQESNGALASLSTNKLEEYHSISSANKKHSGKYYCTSTNPANESKWSESVTIEVKMAGWKKALIIVFCFILLLILFLVIALKTRLFHFKRQRAANLSVKSVSTKVERLSLTQAEVIDSNATPTMMGKSVWSDQVSGSGGYESDDQNSSMLPEKKTEPEYTEVQIKDADPTRAPAKRGTDNIYSEVRNSQQGVPEVPDGKPVEYAQLNHDGNHQPDNSQVSDQTLKRENITDSENNTDVCTGDLEEGTCDPAPDC; this comes from the exons ATGGGCTCCAGACCCCCTggactgctgctgcttctctccaGCCTCCTCCACATAT TGAAGTGTGCCAGAGGAGAGTCAT CATACATTATAGATACTGTTGGTCTCTCAATCCTGCCTAAAGACAATGTTCAGAGTGGAACCAAGGTGATGATTCGTTGCGACGCACGCGTCAGTTCCAGCAACATTTCTCATCTGGAATACCTTTTCAAGTTTAAACGGGATGACGTCGAAATCCACACAGCCAATACCACAAAAGACTCTACTTACTATGAGATCAACCCAGCCAGGGCAGTCGACTCGGGAAATTATCAGTGCCAAGTCTCTGTGAAGAACAAGCGCAAGCTCAGCAACACCAAGGCACTTGATGTCAAAG GCCTACAAACCCCCATTCTTCATCTTAATAATTCAGCACCCTATGAAAGTGAGGAGTTCAAAGTCACCTGCAGTGCTCCAGATGAGAAAGGAGGTCTTACATTcaacttttacaaaacatttggaGATGGACAGCCTCAGCGGATAAAGAAGCAACAAACCACTAATAATGTTCTAGAGACCACTCTGACACTCAGCCACATAGGGGACTGCTTTCTGTCCTGTGACTACGAGATCAGTTTGGTCTCAGGTCCCACAAGCTCTAACATCAGCAATGAGATTCAAGTGAAAGTCAAAG AGCTCAGCATCATCCCGGACATGACTATATTACCCAACGATATCTATGAACCAGATATAGTAGAAGTGACCTGTAAAGTACAGATTCATTTAGCAGACATCGAAATATTCCTTGTAAAGGACCGGACTGTTCTCAGTAGAACCACGGGTAAAACTCTCATTCATCGATTTAGTCCAAAACCGACAGACTCTGGAGAGCTTGTTTGCAAGGCAGAGTGGAGAAACgtccaaaaagaaaactataaaaccaTCAAAATCAAAG AAGTATTTTCAAAGCCCCAGCTGTATTTGGAGCCCGTGGACCTGTTTGAAGGAGAATCATTCAGACTTAACTGTTCGgtcaaggttttttttcctgagatgATTGGTAAAACTTTGAAATACCACCTCTACAAAGATGGCACAGAATTGATCAGTTCAGCCACATATGCTGCTGTTGCACACCCTAATAGTAATGGAAACTACTCCTGTAAAGTTGAGGGCACTCGTATTTCAACCCCTCTTCATAAGGAGAGCGAAGCAGTTATTGTTAAAGCTAAAG TCCCTGTTTCAGATCCTGTGCTGAGTGTGGTCGGGGGCAAAATTCTTTTAGGCAAGGAATTCCAACTGATCTGTCACAGTCACACGGGCTCTTTTCCCATCAAATACACCCTTTTTACACATAATGGGAGGAAGATGAGCAGGGAGGTGAGCAGATCTGAGGACCGGGCTACCTTTGACATACCTCCAATTTACAAGATCTCcgatttaaaaacttttctatgCCATGCAAGTAATAATCCACGTACACCTTCTAAAAAAGCTTTAGGGCAGCTTCTGCTGAAGTCAACCAATATTATCG AGCCCATCTCAAAACCAGAGCTGACCATTCATCCCAGCCAGGACATCACTGAGGGACAAAGTATACAACTCGTCTGCTCTGTACAGACAGGCAGTCGACCCATTAACTTCACATGGTACCACCAAGAGTCCAATGGAGCGCTGGCTTCCCTCTCAACCAACAAACTAGAAGAATACCACAGCATATCTAGCGCCAATAAAAAGCACTCTGGGAAATACTACTGCACGAGCACAAACCCAGCTAATGAATCCAAATGGAGTGAATCTGTCACAATCGAAG TGAAAATGGCAGGGTGGAAGAAAGCACTTATCATTGTCTTCTGCTTCATActtctcctcatcctcttccttgTGATTGCCTTAAAAACACggctttttcattttaagaggCAAAGAGCAGCGAACTTGTCAGT GAAGTCAGTCAGCACCAAAGTAGAGCGACTGAGTCTCACACAAGCTGAGGTCATTGATTCAAACG CCACCCCAACCATGATGGGAAAAAGTGTTTGGAGTGACCAGGTCTCAGGTTCTGGTGGGTATG AGTCGGATGACCAGAACAGCAGcatgttaccagaaaaaaagactgaacCTGAATATACTGAGGTTCAAATAAAAGATGCAGACCCAACCAGAG CGCCGGCGAAGCGGGGCACGGACAACATCTACAGCGAAGTCCGCAACTCCCAGCAAG GTGTCCCAGAGGTGCCTGATGGT AAACCAGTGGAATATGCCCAGCTGAATCATGACGGAAATCACCAACCTGACAACAGTCAGGTCAGCGATCAGACCCTGAAGCGTGAAAACATAACCGACTCTGAAAATAACACTGATGTTTGCACTGGTGACCTAGAGGAAGGAACCTGTGACCCTGCGCCAGACTGCTGA